GGCCGGTGGCCGGGCTGATCGGCGCGGTGGCACTGGCGGCATGATCACTGGCCGCGGCGGAACACTCTGAAACGGATGGAGATTGCAGCGGTTCGGGATTCAGCGTGGCCGACATCCCATCAGCATACCGCTCGCCTGCGGCCCCTGCACAGCCGAATGTCTCTGGCCGGGAGATCAGCCTGCGACCGTCGTTTTATTCGAGCTTTACTCGTCGTCGAGGCCCAGGCCTTCGTCGCTGAGCACGATTTCCGGCGTCTGGGGCCGTACGAAGCGCAGGTAGTCGAGCCAGGGCGGAATGTGCCCGAGCTGACGAACCAGCAGGGCGATCTGGGCCGTGTGGCGCACCTCGTGGGTCATCACATACCACATCAGTTGGTCGAGCGTGACGGTGGCCGAGGCCGGGTCGTCCTGCACCAGCTTGATGGCCTCGTTCAGGTCCGGGGTGGTCTCCAGAAACTGCTGGGTGCGCCGCTGCACCGCCTTGCCGTAATCCAGAATCCATCCGAGCTGGTACTGCTCGGCCTGCGGCCTGACCCAGTCGTGCTTGAAGGCGCTGGCCTCCAGGCCGTCGCCGCGTGCGATGACGTGGACCCAGTGGTCTTCGATATCGATGACGTGCAGCAGCAGGTCTTTGATGTTGTGAAAACGGTCGCCGTCGATCAGGGCGGCATTCAGATCCTGCTCAGGCAAGGCCCGCAGAAAATTCCACAATTGCTCACGGGCGGCAGCAAGGTAGGTGTAATATTCGCGGACATTCATGGAGTAATTAGAGCATACTCGCCCGCGCCGGGCCGTGAGGCGACCCTACGGTCAGCCAGAGGCCGGTCAGTGAGAAGCTGGTCAGTCAGAGGAGTCAGCAGCGCCTCCGCCTCGGGCAAGGTTTCCAGGCGCACCAGGGCGTCGCGCAATTCGCCTTCCATCAGCGCGGTGCCTGCCAGGTAGCGTGGCAGCACCTTACGCATCTGCTTGATGCCGCGCCACTCGCCGTACCACTGGGCGTTGAGCCGGGTGTGGCGCAGCGCCGTGGCCGCCCGCCAGGCCGCGTCGGGGGGCCGGAAAGCGGGGTCACTGAGTTCGGTAAACACCCAGGGCTGCCCCACCGCGCCGCGCCCGATCATCACGGCGGCCACCCCGGTCCGAAGGCGCTCTCGGGCCTGAGCCGCACTGAGCACGTCGCCGCTGCCGATCACCGGCACCCCGACACTGCCCGCAACCTCGGCGATGGCGTCCCAGTCGGCCTCGCCGGCGTAGCGTTGTTTGGAGGTGCGGCCGTGCACGGTGATCAGGCTGACCCCCGCTGCTTCCAGGCCCTGCGCGACCTCCACGGCGCGGTTGGTGTCGAAGCCCAGCCGGATCTTGGCGCTCACGTCCAGCGGCACGGCGGCGCGCATGGCCGAGATCAGTTCGTAGGCGACTTCCGGCGTTTGCAGCAGGCAGGCTCCGCCCTTACCGCGCACCTTGGGGACCGGGCAGCCCATGTTGAGGTCAATCGCAGCGGGGTTAAACCACCCAGCCACCCGCTGCGACGCCTCGGCCAGAATGCCGGGGTCGGCCCCGAAGAGCTGCACCACCCGGCCCTGCTCGCCGGGGTAGGGCTTACCGATGATCAGGTCCTCGTCCTCGTTGCCCAGCACCAGGCCGCGCGAACTGATCATCTCGGACACGGTCCACAACGCCCCGGCCTCAGCGGAAAGCTGGCGCATCGGGGCGTCACTGTACCCGGCCATCGGGGCCAGCACCGCGCCGGGATGCTCGGGGGTGCGCCCGGCGAGGCGGCGGGCATAAAAGCCGCGCTGGTCGGAGGGATCTGGGGTCGGTATGTCTGCAAGCGGGGCCGTCATGTCGGGATGCTAGCAGGGGCAGGGGAGCAGCTTTGTTCAGTTCAGCACGGCCCACGCCGGACCTGCCGGATGGCGAGACCGCTGCCGCCCCAGCGTCTGGCAGGGCGGTTCACTTTTCTGTCAGGTGGGGGCAGGTATGCTGACGGAAGCATCAAAGAGAACGAAGCACACATCTTCTGCGGCGGCCACCTCAAAAGCCTGCGCGGAAAGGGAAGGTATGATTCCTTGAAGGTTCAACCGATGGCGCTGCCGAGCGCACCACTCCTCCACGACCTGTACCGGGCCACCCCCGGCTATTTCGCCCTGCTGGGCTGTCCGGTGCCGTCACTGCAGGAAGTCACCCGCGACATCGAGACGGCGCTCTACGATCCGCGCCGCCGCCTGGAACTGCTTTACCAGGGAGAAGAACTGGTGGGCAGCCTCGACTACAAGCTCGACTACCCGCAGGCGGGCGACGTGACCATCAACCTGCTGATGATCCGGGGTGACGCGCAGTCGCGCGGCCTGGGGCGGCAGGTGGTGCGCGACCTGGAGAAGCGCCTACCGCACAGCGAGCGGCTGCTGGCCAGTGTGCTGGGCGACAACAAGCGGGCCGTGAAGTTCTGGGAGCGCCTGGGCTTCGCCTTCGCCACCGACGCCCGCCCGGTCATGACCTGGTACGCCAAGCCGCTGCACAGGCAGGCGCGGCCAGACCAGCCGCTGCCTGTGGCGTCCGGCAAGTAACTCACAAGCCAAAAGCCCATCAGTCAGTCACGGGCAGCGGCGCATTATCCTGGGCGGCATGATCGTCAAGTACGGCGGCAACGCCATGAAAAGTCCCGAACTGCGCCGGACGGTGGCGCGTGAACTGGCCGCCCTGGGCCGCGAGCAGCCGCTGGTGGTCGTCCACGGCGGCGGCCCGGTCATCGAGCGCGAGCTGGCCCTGCGCGGCATCAAGAGCGAGTTCGTGCGCGGCCTGCGCGTCACCACGCCCGCCGCCATGCAGATCATCGCAATGGCGCTGGGCCAGCTCAACAAGGAGCTGTCGTATGAGATCGGCGGCGCGCTGGGGCTGCTCGGCCACGACTCGCGGCTGCTGGTGGCCGAACCGCTGGGCGGCGAGCTGGGCCGGGTCGGCAGAATCGTCAGCGTGAACGCCGAACTGCTGCGGACCCTGATCGGTGTGAACCTGACGCCGGTGGTGGGCTGCGTGGCCGTAGACGCACACGGCGAGGCGCTCAACGTCAACGCCGACACTGCGGCAGGCGCGGTGGCCGGGGCGCTGGGCGAGGGCGTCATCTTCCTGACCGACGTGGACGGGGTATACCGCCGGTTTCCCGACCCCGCCTCCCGGCTGGAGCAGCTCAGCCGCGCCGAGGCCGAGGCGGGTATGGCCGAGGGCTGGATCGCGGGCGGAATGCTGCCCAAGGTGCGCGCCGCCCTGGAGGCCCTCACGCGCGGGGCAACCTACGCCACCATCGCCAGCGGCATGCAGGCGGGCGTATTGCGCCAGGCCGCAGCGGGCGAGGCCGGAACGCGGATCGTGCCGTGAGCGGACCCCAGCTCCAGACCATTCAGCCTCGGACCACCCAGAGCCAGGCGGCCACCCTGCTGCTGATCCGGCATGGCCGCACCGCCCACAACCGAGCCGGGAAAATTCAGGGCCGCTCGGAGGTGCCGCTTGATGAGGAAAGCCAGGCACAGGCGCGGCAACTGGCCGACCACCTCGCTGATCAGTTTCGGAGCGGGCAGCTGGCCCGCCCTCCCAGCCAGATCTGGGCCAGCGATCTGACGCGCGCCCAGCAGACGGCAGGCGCGGTGGCCGGGGCGCTCGGCACAGCGGTGGTGACCGATGCCCGGCTGCGTGAGCAGTCGTTCGGCGACTACAAGGGCCGCCTCCTGAGCGAGTTGCTGGCCGAGAATTCTGTATTCGAGCAGGCCTGGACCCAGGATTTCGGCGCACTGCACCCGCCCGGCGGCGAGAGCTTTGCCGAGACAACGGCGCGGACCATGGCCTGGTTCGGGGACGCCCGGCCCCGGCGCGGCGGCGAGCTGGTCATCGCGGTGTCGCACGGCCTGACCCTCAGCGCCCTGCTGTGCGCCCTCAGCGGTCTTTCGCCGCGCGAGGCAATGCGGCGCGGGCTGTTTCGTCACGGCAACACGGCCTACACCATAGTGTCGCTCGACCCCGAGACCGGACAGATGAGGGAATACAGCGCCGTGCAAGCCGGGCACCTGACGGCCAGCCCTCCCCAGTGAGTGCGGCTTCATTGGGACAGCTGACTGAGCCTCTTACCATTGCCAGCTAAAGACAGGCTAAATTGACTCCTCAGAAACTTTGAGCCAAGTACAGTCCGGCCTTGTCCGGGGGAGCCGAAATGACCAAGACCTTGCTGATGACCGCCGCCCTGCTGGGCATCTCCGCCGCCAGTGCCCAGAAAACCACCCTGGAATTCTGGACGATCTCGCTCGCGCCGCTCTTCAACGACGAGATGAACCGCCTGGCCGCCGCCTTCGAGAAGGCCAACCCGAATACGGACGTCAAATGGGTGGACGTGCCCGCCACCGCCATCGAGCAGAAGTTGCTGGCCGCCGTCGCCGCTGGCCGCCCGCCCGCCGTGGTGAATCTCAGCAGCGACATGGCCGTCAAGATGGTGCAGCAGGGCGCGCTGGAAGCCATGACCCTCAGCGACACCCAGAAAAAGCTCTACTTCGCCTCGCCGCTCTCGACCTTCACCTTCGACAACAAGGTCTACGGCACGCCCTGGTACTGGGCACCCAAAGTCGTCGCCTACAACACAGACATCTTCAAGAAGGCTGGACTCGACCCCAACAAACCCCCCCTGACCATTCAGACCATGATCGCCGCCGCCAAGCAGATCAAGGACAAGACCGGGATGTACGGCTTCATGCCCAACATCAACGGCACCGGTCTGCTGTCTCTGTTTCAGGAAGCGGGCCTACCAATTCTGAGTCCTGACAAGGCCAAGGCCGTCTTCAATTCCGACAAACACATTCAGCTGCTGCAAACGTACATTGACCTTTACAAGAAAGACTACATTCCTGAAGATACCCTGCGCCGGGGCTATGTGGGGGCCACCGAACTCTACTCGGCGGGAAAGCTGGCCATGCTGATCACCGGGCCACAGTTTATTTTGCGGGTCGCCAACGACAACAAAGCGGTGTATGACCTCACCAAAGTCGCGCCGTATCCGATCAATATCGCTGGAAACGTCATTCACACGCCGCTGATGGGCATGGTGGTGCCCAAAGGCGTCAAAGATAAGGCGCTGGCGCAGCAACTGGCCCTCTTTCTGACCAACGACGCCAACCAGCTGGCCTTTTCCAAGGTCACCCAGACGACCTTTCCCTCGACGGTGAAGGCCAGCGGCGACAAGTACTTCAAGGCGGGCGGCCCCAACGCCACCGATCAGGGACGGCTGGTGAGCAGCAAGGAGCTGAAAAAAGCCAAGGACCTGACGCTGATTTACCCCGACGCCTCCAAGCTCAACAAGGTCTTCAAGGACAATGTCGAGGCAGCCATGCTGGGCCAGAAGACGGCCAAAGCGGCGCTCGACGACATCGTGAAGGCGTGGAACGCCAGTCTGTGAGCTGGAACAGGAGCAGGCAAGCCGTTCTCCTCACCGCCCTGCTGCTCTCCCCCGCCCTGGCCGCGCCCGCCGCGCTGACCGCAGCACCCCTGACTGCCGTGCCGGACGCGCTGGCCGCCGTGCCGGGCAAGGTGCTGATTCCGGCCCCGCAAAAGGTTGAGTTTCCCGCCGGAACATTGCCGCTGACAGGGCTGGGCCTCAAGCTCATCGGAAACGCCCCAGAACTCGGCTGGGCCGCCCGCGATTTGAAAGCCGAGTGGCAGACCCGGCTGGAAGTGCAGCTCCCAGACGGCGGAACGGTCCCTATTATCATCGGCACGCGGGCCGATCCCGATCTGGCGGCCAGGGCTAAGGCGGCGGGCCTCTACACCGAGCAGCCGGAAGGCTACGCCCTGTGGGTAGACAAAAGCGGCGCGTACATCGTCGGGGCCGATCCACAGGGCGCTTACCACGGCGCTCAGACGCTGCGGCAACTGCTGACGCCTGCGGGCCTGCGCTTTGCCCGCATTCAGGATTTTCCGGGCCTGAAACAGCGCGTGGCGATGATTTACCTCGACTCGTACAGCAAGGGCGTCAATGACCGGCTGATCCCGATGCTGGCCGAGCTGAAATACAACGCCGTGCTGATCATGAGCGATTACGTGCAGTGGGACGTGGCCAAGGCGGGCGGCTGGGCCTCGGCGGGCGGGGCGAGCAAGGCCGAGGCGGCGCGGGTGGCCGATCTGGCACGCAGCTACGGTCTGGAGCCGATTCCGCTGATCGAAACACTGGGCCACGTCGCCTGGATGTTTCAGGGCGGCAAGAATCTCGATCTGGTGCAGGACCCCCAGTCGCAGAACCCTTACGCCTACGACACGCTCAACCCCGACACCTACAGCCGGGTGGTGTTTCCGGTACTGAAGGAAGCGGTGGACACCTTCAAGCCGAAGCAGATTCACATCGGCCACGACGAGGTCCGCAACCGCGACCGCTTTCCGGCGCGCGACAACGGCAAGGCCGCCGGGTTCGAGAAACTGTTCGTGGACGACACGGTGAAGCTGCATGATTACCTCAAGTCGCTGAACGTGGGCACGATGATCTGGCACGACGCGGCGTTTGCCGACGCGGTGGCCGCCAGCCTGCCCGCCCAGCTTCCCAGAGACCTGACGGTGGCCTCGTGGAATTACAGCCCGGCTCCCGACTACCCCATTCTCAGCACCATCAAGAGCGCGGGCTTCAAGGCACTGGGCGCGAGCTGGGGCGATCCGCTCAACACCGAGAATTACGCGCTGGCGGCGCAGAAGCGGGGGGCCGACGGCATGATCCAGACGCGCTGGACCGGCTACTTCGGCAACCCCAGCCTCTGGGACGGTCAGGCCGACCAGGGGGTGAACTATGTGCGCGGCGGCAACAGCTTCTGGAATCCAGGGGCCAGACCGCTGGCCGAGGTCGACCCCACGCTGGCCGAAACCACCTACCGCGATCTCTACGCCCCGACGCCCTACGCCCAGCACGCCGGGCAACTGGTGGACCTGTCCAAGCTGGTCACGCGCCGCCTGAGCGACCCCGACGAGCAGGGCTGGATTCACAAGGGACCGGACATCGATTTGTCCAAACTGCCCACCGGCAACGTCAAGATCGGTGTGTACCGCTTTCTGATCAGCGGGGCGGTGATGCTGAAAGGCTCGCGTGGGGCGGCGTCCGACCTGCCGTCTCAGGCCACCGTCGAACTCAACCAGAAAGCGGACCGTCTGGCCTTCCTGCACACGACGGGCTGGACCACGCCCAAAATCCGCGACAGCGTGGGCCGCTACGAGATCCTCTACGCCGACGGCAGCAAGGTGGTGCAGCCGCTGGATTATGGCCGCCAGATTCGCGCCTGGACCGAGCTGACGCCCAGCAGCATGGTGCAGGCCCCCGGCTGGCGCGGCAAAACCGCCGACGGTCTGGACGTGAATCTGGGCGTGCTGGACTGGGTCAATCCCAAACCCGGTCAGGTCATCAAATCGGTCACGCTGATCAGTGAGGGTAAGGAAGCCAATCCGACCCTGATCGGGCTGACGCTGATCGGGGGAAAATTTTGATCAGGGGCCGTTTTGATCAGGGGCAAGGAAGCGCCGTGCTGGCCTTACATCAGACGCATCACCGACCTTCTTCTCTACCTTCCAACTGAGGACCTCCCTTGCCCCTGACCCACCCCAGCGCCCCGCCCCGCCGCAGCCGCCAGAGCCGCCGCGCCACATTCCGCACGGCGATGCTGGCCTACAGCTTCATGCTGCCGTTTCTGGTACTGCTGATCCTCTACCACACCTGGCCAGTCATCTTCGGCACCTACCTGGCGTTTACCAAGTACAACATCATCAGTCCGCCGGAGTTCGTGGGCCTCGCCAATTTCCGCGAGCTCATCCAGGATCAGCAGTTCTGGAGCGGCGTCGTCAACAGCCTCAAATACATTCTGGTGGTGCCAGTCATTCAACTGCTGAGCATCGGCGTCGCCATGCTGGTCAACCGGCCCCTGAAAGGCATCGGCTTTTTTCGCACCGCCTTCTATGTGCCGGTGGTGACCAGCTTCGCGGTGGTTGGCCTGATCTGGACCTGGATGTACCAGCAGTCGGGGCCGGTCAATTTCGTGCTGATGCACCTGGGCCTGATGCAGCGCGACAGCAGCTTGCTCAACAACCCCGGCTCGGCCCTCTACGCGGTGATGTTCGTGACGCTGTGGAAGGGCGTCGGCTACTACATGGTGCTGTATCTGGCGGGCTTGCAGAGCATCGGGCGCGAACTGGAGGAAGCCGCCGTGATCGACGGGGCCACGCGCTGGCAGGTGTTCGTCAACATCACGCTGCCGGGGTTGCGGCCCACCATTCTGGTATGCAGCCTGCTGAGCACCATCAGCGCCGTCAAAGTGTTTGAGGAGATCTTCGTGATGACCCAGGGCGGGCCAGTGGGCAGCACCTACACGGCCCTGTTTTTCACGTATGCCAAGGCCTTTCAGGACTTCCGCTACGGCTACGCAGCGGCGGCGGGCATCGTGGTGGCACTCATCAGCTTGATATTTGGGGTCATCAACTTCCGGCTGACGCGCGGCGGACGGGTGGATGGATGACCACCTCCCCCAGCGACTTTGCCCAGACTGCCGCCCAGCTCAAAGCTCAGCGAAAACGTCGGAACCGGCTGCACAATATCGCCGCTTATAGCGTGCTGACCGTCATCGCGCTGGTCATGCTCTATCCCTTTTACTGGACGCTGATCACCAGCCTGGAACCCACCGGCAACATCTACCAGGCCAAGCTCGCGCCGAGCGGCGTCAGCTTGAAGAACTACAGCGCCGTGCTGAGCGGCACCACCGTGCCCTTCTGGCGAATGGTCCTCAACAGCGTCGTGATCTGCACGGTGGGCGTGCTGGGCAGCGTGACGTTCGCGGCGCTGGCGGCCTACCCGCTCGCCAAGATGCGCTTTCCGGGCCGTGATTTGATCTTTTACGCGATTCTGGCGCTGGTGGTGCTGCCCAACGAATCGGGCCTGATCGTCAACTACATCACCACCATCAAGCTCGGCCTGCTGGAGCAGCGCGGCCCGGTGTGGGACACCATCACCCAGTACGCGGCCATCGTGCTGCCCAGCATCGCCAGCATCGTGGGCCTGTTCCTGATCCGGCAGGCCTACCTGGGCGTGCCGCTGGAACTGATCGAGGCGGCCCGCATCGACGGCGCAAAGGAACTGACCATCTGGCGCAGAATCATGCTGCCGCTCTCGATGCCGACCATCGCGGCCTTCGCCATTCTGGAATTCGTGGCGCTGTGGAACAGCTTTCTGTGGGCGCGCATCCTGCCACTCGACCCGCAGATGCTGCCGCTCTCGGCGGGCCTGCTGGAACTGTCGGGTACCTTTGCCACCAACAGCCGGGCGACGATGGCCGGCGCGGTGCTGGTCATTATCCCGATTCTGATCGTGTTCGCCTCGCTGCAACGCTACTTCATGAAAGGGATCGAGGGCGCGGTGAAAGGGTGAGGAGTGTTGAGCGTAAAATGGATTATGAAAATATGGACGCTGTTGGGGCTGGCGGCGCTGACGTTGACGGGTTGTCAGGGCGGGCCGACGACCCAGACCGTGATGCTGAACGTGACCAAAGTGGCCCTGCCGCCGAGCGTCGGCGCGGTTGAAGACCTGCCCATCACCATCACAGTGACGGTAGGCGGCTGCCAGACCTTCAAGGGCTTTGCCGTGCAGAAGCGCACCGCCAGCACGCTCAAGTTGCTGA
This portion of the Deinococcus rubellus genome encodes:
- a CDS encoding DinB family protein — translated: MNVREYYTYLAAAREQLWNFLRALPEQDLNAALIDGDRFHNIKDLLLHVIDIEDHWVHVIARGDGLEASAFKHDWVRPQAEQYQLGWILDYGKAVQRRTQQFLETTPDLNEAIKLVQDDPASATVTLDQLMWYVMTHEVRHTAQIALLVRQLGHIPPWLDYLRFVRPQTPEIVLSDEGLGLDDE
- a CDS encoding tRNA dihydrouridine synthase; this translates as MTAPLADIPTPDPSDQRGFYARRLAGRTPEHPGAVLAPMAGYSDAPMRQLSAEAGALWTVSEMISSRGLVLGNEDEDLIIGKPYPGEQGRVVQLFGADPGILAEASQRVAGWFNPAAIDLNMGCPVPKVRGKGGACLLQTPEVAYELISAMRAAVPLDVSAKIRLGFDTNRAVEVAQGLEAAGVSLITVHGRTSKQRYAGEADWDAIAEVAGSVGVPVIGSGDVLSAAQARERLRTGVAAVMIGRGAVGQPWVFTELSDPAFRPPDAAWRAATALRHTRLNAQWYGEWRGIKQMRKVLPRYLAGTALMEGELRDALVRLETLPEAEALLTPLTDQLLTDRPLADRRVASRPGAGEYALITP
- a CDS encoding GNAT family N-acetyltransferase yields the protein MKVQPMALPSAPLLHDLYRATPGYFALLGCPVPSLQEVTRDIETALYDPRRRLELLYQGEELVGSLDYKLDYPQAGDVTINLLMIRGDAQSRGLGRQVVRDLEKRLPHSERLLASVLGDNKRAVKFWERLGFAFATDARPVMTWYAKPLHRQARPDQPLPVASGK
- the argB gene encoding acetylglutamate kinase, with translation MIVKYGGNAMKSPELRRTVARELAALGREQPLVVVHGGGPVIERELALRGIKSEFVRGLRVTTPAAMQIIAMALGQLNKELSYEIGGALGLLGHDSRLLVAEPLGGELGRVGRIVSVNAELLRTLIGVNLTPVVGCVAVDAHGEALNVNADTAAGAVAGALGEGVIFLTDVDGVYRRFPDPASRLEQLSRAEAEAGMAEGWIAGGMLPKVRAALEALTRGATYATIASGMQAGVLRQAAAGEAGTRIVP
- a CDS encoding histidine phosphatase family protein: MSGPQLQTIQPRTTQSQAATLLLIRHGRTAHNRAGKIQGRSEVPLDEESQAQARQLADHLADQFRSGQLARPPSQIWASDLTRAQQTAGAVAGALGTAVVTDARLREQSFGDYKGRLLSELLAENSVFEQAWTQDFGALHPPGGESFAETTARTMAWFGDARPRRGGELVIAVSHGLTLSALLCALSGLSPREAMRRGLFRHGNTAYTIVSLDPETGQMREYSAVQAGHLTASPPQ
- a CDS encoding ABC transporter substrate-binding protein; amino-acid sequence: MTKTLLMTAALLGISAASAQKTTLEFWTISLAPLFNDEMNRLAAAFEKANPNTDVKWVDVPATAIEQKLLAAVAAGRPPAVVNLSSDMAVKMVQQGALEAMTLSDTQKKLYFASPLSTFTFDNKVYGTPWYWAPKVVAYNTDIFKKAGLDPNKPPLTIQTMIAAAKQIKDKTGMYGFMPNINGTGLLSLFQEAGLPILSPDKAKAVFNSDKHIQLLQTYIDLYKKDYIPEDTLRRGYVGATELYSAGKLAMLITGPQFILRVANDNKAVYDLTKVAPYPINIAGNVIHTPLMGMVVPKGVKDKALAQQLALFLTNDANQLAFSKVTQTTFPSTVKASGDKYFKAGGPNATDQGRLVSSKELKKAKDLTLIYPDASKLNKVFKDNVEAAMLGQKTAKAALDDIVKAWNASL
- a CDS encoding beta-N-acetylhexosaminidase, encoding MERQSVSWNRSRQAVLLTALLLSPALAAPAALTAAPLTAVPDALAAVPGKVLIPAPQKVEFPAGTLPLTGLGLKLIGNAPELGWAARDLKAEWQTRLEVQLPDGGTVPIIIGTRADPDLAARAKAAGLYTEQPEGYALWVDKSGAYIVGADPQGAYHGAQTLRQLLTPAGLRFARIQDFPGLKQRVAMIYLDSYSKGVNDRLIPMLAELKYNAVLIMSDYVQWDVAKAGGWASAGGASKAEAARVADLARSYGLEPIPLIETLGHVAWMFQGGKNLDLVQDPQSQNPYAYDTLNPDTYSRVVFPVLKEAVDTFKPKQIHIGHDEVRNRDRFPARDNGKAAGFEKLFVDDTVKLHDYLKSLNVGTMIWHDAAFADAVAASLPAQLPRDLTVASWNYSPAPDYPILSTIKSAGFKALGASWGDPLNTENYALAAQKRGADGMIQTRWTGYFGNPSLWDGQADQGVNYVRGGNSFWNPGARPLAEVDPTLAETTYRDLYAPTPYAQHAGQLVDLSKLVTRRLSDPDEQGWIHKGPDIDLSKLPTGNVKIGVYRFLISGAVMLKGSRGAASDLPSQATVELNQKADRLAFLHTTGWTTPKIRDSVGRYEILYADGSKVVQPLDYGRQIRAWTELTPSSMVQAPGWRGKTADGLDVNLGVLDWVNPKPGQVIKSVTLISEGKEANPTLIGLTLIGGKF
- a CDS encoding carbohydrate ABC transporter permease; its protein translation is MLAYSFMLPFLVLLILYHTWPVIFGTYLAFTKYNIISPPEFVGLANFRELIQDQQFWSGVVNSLKYILVVPVIQLLSIGVAMLVNRPLKGIGFFRTAFYVPVVTSFAVVGLIWTWMYQQSGPVNFVLMHLGLMQRDSSLLNNPGSALYAVMFVTLWKGVGYYMVLYLAGLQSIGRELEEAAVIDGATRWQVFVNITLPGLRPTILVCSLLSTISAVKVFEEIFVMTQGGPVGSTYTALFFTYAKAFQDFRYGYAAAAGIVVALISLIFGVINFRLTRGGRVDG
- a CDS encoding carbohydrate ABC transporter permease; protein product: MTTSPSDFAQTAAQLKAQRKRRNRLHNIAAYSVLTVIALVMLYPFYWTLITSLEPTGNIYQAKLAPSGVSLKNYSAVLSGTTVPFWRMVLNSVVICTVGVLGSVTFAALAAYPLAKMRFPGRDLIFYAILALVVLPNESGLIVNYITTIKLGLLEQRGPVWDTITQYAAIVLPSIASIVGLFLIRQAYLGVPLELIEAARIDGAKELTIWRRIMLPLSMPTIAAFAILEFVALWNSFLWARILPLDPQMLPLSAGLLELSGTFATNSRATMAGAVLVIIPILIVFASLQRYFMKGIEGAVKG